The segment TGGAACAGAGCACGGCTACACCAACGAAAATATGCTGAAAGCAACCATTTACATCCTAAAATTCGGTCTTGTGAATCTTGACCATATCCTTACACGCAACGGTTACTTCAAAACCATTAGCATCATTTAGCGTTTCATTAAGTGAAATTTGCGGTCAACTCATTACGGATAAGATAACGGAAAAATGAAACAAGCCTTTTATTGCATCATTTTAGTATTGCTCTCCATTTCTACTCTGGCATCCGATCCAGATCGTTTTTATTCTGTAGAAAACAATGGATCAGGTATCTTCACTGTTTCGTACCACAGTAGGCAATCCGATAAAATTAAGGTGAGCATTTACGATAGCAAGAACAGGGCTGTGTTTTCCGAGGTCATTGTAAACGTGAGCACGTTCTCCCGCCCGTATAATTTTAATGGCTTGCCCTACGGGAAATATACCCTGGTAATTGAAGATAGTACCGGTAAACACGAAGAAATACTTGAGTACCTGGTGAAAGAGAGAGGTCTGTTGCGTTTCCAAAAACAAGTTCCTGCCCGATAGTCAGCTGCTCTTAAACCTTACACAACTGAGCTTTCAATAATTTAGCCGCTTTGCGGTGTTAAATATTTATCTCAATTTTAATTGAGATGAATAATACCAGCTTTTCTTCCGGACCGATTCGCTCTTTGCATTACTTGCTTTTCCGAGCAAGGCGCCCTATGCGCCTGGTAAATTTCATCACCTTTTTCAGGATATTGGCCTTCCCCATTTTTATCTTTTTGCTTGTCCAGGGTAAATACGATTACTTTAAGTGGTTGCTGGTAATCAGCTTCTTAACTGATGCACTGGATGGATACCTTGCACGGAAATTCAACGTGACCAGTATTCTTGGTTCACGTCTTGATTCCATTGGCGATGACTTAACCGTATTGGCAGCAATAATCGGGCTGTTCTTTGTGCACCCTCAATTCCTAAAAGATCAGGGGCTAATTATTCTCTTTCTTTTTATCATTTACCTGGTACAACTGGTGTATGCATTAATCCGTTACCGCAAAATGACCAGCTTTCATACATTACTGGCTAAGGTTGCTGCCGTTTTTCAAGGCGTTTTTATGTGTACTATGTTTTTTATAGAACAACCCGTTTATAGGTTATTCTACGTTGCTGTTGCATTAACCGCCATCGAAATCATTGAAGAGATTATCATGATCGGCATATTGCCCACCTGGCGCGAAAATGTAAAGGGAATTTACTGGGCAGTGAAGATTATTCAAGATGAACAAAATAAATAACTACTTACTTTATGCTTGATGTAATCGTGATAGGCGGAGGTTTTTCCGGGCTGGCTGCGGCACAGGCTTTACTGAAGTCTCACAAATCATTTATGCTTTTGGAAGCACGCGACAGGTTGGGCGGAAGAACTCATACGCAAAGACTTGAGGATGGAAGCTATGTAGACCTTGGCGGGCAGTGGATTGGCCCCACACAAGACCGTATGTATGCACTTTGCAAACAACACAATGTTCAGTGGTACGAGACCTACAACGAAGGGAAAAATATTATTGATCTAAACCAGATCATTAAAACCTACACCGGCTTAATTCCAAAAATGGATGTTGCCTCACTAATCAATATTGATCTTTTGTTGAAGAAACTGGATCGTTTAGCAAAAGGCATTTCAGTGGAGCAACCGTGGAAGAACAAACACGCAGCAGCATGGGACGGCCTATCGCTTGAAGTATTTGTAAGGAAAAACTGCTACACAAAAAATTGTTATAAAGTTGTTCGGGCCGGTCTCGAAACGGTTTATGCCTGCGAGCTAAATGAAGTGTCATTGCTGCACGCATTGTTCTACATTCGCTCGGGCACCAATTTGAATACACTCTTAAGTATTAAAGATGGCGCACAGCAGCATCGTATTAAAGGTGGTATGCAGGAGTTGACCGATCGAATTGCTGAATCGTTGATGCATTCTATACGCTTGAATAGTGCAGTAAAGCAGATTATTCAACATGATAACTCGGTGACTGTCATAGGAGAAGGATTCTCCTATGAAGCCAGGCGGGCAATTGTAGCCATTCCCCCACCGCTTATCAAAGCAATTGATTTTCAACCATCGCTCCCATTACATAAATCTCAATTGCTGGATAAAATGTCGATGGGCATTGTTGGAAAGGTGTTAGGCATCTATGAAAAGCCATTCTGGCGCGATAAAGGTTTTAGCGGACAAGTAGTGGCCGATGAGCTAAGTCCATTTCAAACTTTTTTTGATTCCTCACCCGTTGACGGAGAATATGGAGTATTGCTGGCTTTCTGTATTGCCAACCGGGCACGTGATTTCTTTTCTAAAGAAGAAACAATGCGTAAGCAAATTGCCCTCAACTCCTTTGCGCGGTACTTCGGCAAGGAAGCTTCATACCCTAAGCACTATATCGATCATTGTTGGGCTGACGAGGCATGGAGCCGTGGATGCTATGCCGGCATTTATCCAACCGGGGCATGGACTAACTTTCAAGATGAATTATCCAAACCCTTTGGAAGGATACACTGGGCTGGCACCGAAACATCGGATATTTGGTATGGCTATATTGAAGGTGCTGTTCGGGCAGGCGAACGTGCAGCAAATGAAGTAGTTAAGCTAATTTGATAAATGAAAAGAATAATACTTGTTTTAGTAATTATTGCTGTTCTTTATAGTACCTGGACATTTATTGGTCGCGATGAACTGCCACTAAAGCCAGATTCTTACTTAGATCAGATTGAAGTTATCTCAGCAGACGACTCGTTGTGCCACAGAAATATTGTGGGTATTCAGCCTTACATGCTTCCCACCGATTACCAAAGCAAGGACCATTTTTATGGAAAGCTGAGGACATACTTTGATGAAGCCAGTAAGGCGGGGTATTTCAAGACCAATACCGTTGTACTTCTTCCGGAATACCTTGGAACCTGGCTGGTGGTGAGCCATGAAAAACAATCTGTTATTGAAGCCTCCTCCATCAATTTTGCCATGACTTTGATGGTTCTGAGCAATCCGATTCAATTCATACAAGCCTACAGAAAGGGGCAAAATGAAAAAGATGCATTTGCTGCTGCCCTGTTCAGAATGAAGGCACAAGCCATGGCTCACATTTATGCCGAGGTTTTTACGAAACTCTCCAGTGAGTATGCCGTCACTATAAATGCGGGTTCTATTGT is part of the Cyclobacteriaceae bacterium genome and harbors:
- a CDS encoding CDP-alcohol phosphatidyltransferase family protein, producing MNNTSFSSGPIRSLHYLLFRARRPMRLVNFITFFRILAFPIFIFLLVQGKYDYFKWLLVISFLTDALDGYLARKFNVTSILGSRLDSIGDDLTVLAAIIGLFFVHPQFLKDQGLIILFLFIIYLVQLVYALIRYRKMTSFHTLLAKVAAVFQGVFMCTMFFIEQPVYRLFYVAVALTAIEIIEEIIMIGILPTWRENVKGIYWAVKIIQDEQNK
- a CDS encoding flavin monoamine oxidase family protein, giving the protein MLDVIVIGGGFSGLAAAQALLKSHKSFMLLEARDRLGGRTHTQRLEDGSYVDLGGQWIGPTQDRMYALCKQHNVQWYETYNEGKNIIDLNQIIKTYTGLIPKMDVASLINIDLLLKKLDRLAKGISVEQPWKNKHAAAWDGLSLEVFVRKNCYTKNCYKVVRAGLETVYACELNEVSLLHALFYIRSGTNLNTLLSIKDGAQQHRIKGGMQELTDRIAESLMHSIRLNSAVKQIIQHDNSVTVIGEGFSYEARRAIVAIPPPLIKAIDFQPSLPLHKSQLLDKMSMGIVGKVLGIYEKPFWRDKGFSGQVVADELSPFQTFFDSSPVDGEYGVLLAFCIANRARDFFSKEETMRKQIALNSFARYFGKEASYPKHYIDHCWADEAWSRGCYAGIYPTGAWTNFQDELSKPFGRIHWAGTETSDIWYGYIEGAVRAGERAANEVVKLI